A stretch of the Rhinoderma darwinii isolate aRhiDar2 chromosome 3, aRhiDar2.hap1, whole genome shotgun sequence genome encodes the following:
- the LOC142750592 gene encoding extracellular calcium-sensing receptor-like, whose translation MIKPLLAENSPPSDYFQTKRHQFFLDNDGSASSLVVWDSFKTYARGALSVAINDLKRGLAHNELQLANAALAAELQYINNPTGDHNLLTCKFRESMLSPLKMKRERDVGPLTEDELITQFYWCLWHLLLSYLIPVSYGSDMGCGLDISNLSGVIRSGDILIGVLLPFHLDKLFQKFTFTETPPQDVCSMFLLEIYQQFQAMLFALEEINGHPHLLPNITLGFVAFDSCAALRKELEGTLWMLTGHNKPIPNYFCHEKPSLAAVLGHAMSSSSILMAHILGLYRYPQISHFSTSSLLSDRVQFPSFFRTVPSDTFQSKGLAHLILHFNWKWVGLVALGSDYGYQGVQLVKKEILKAGACVAFTEYIVANSMDRNVPHVTRVIKASTAKVVLVFSNDLYVALLVDEMIKQKVAGRIFVASEAWSTSPILGGEKYSMFLSGTFGFAFHSSTIPGFKEYLNNIHPNFTVNSEKTLSKIFWEKTFGCRFINLMNVSQSLVNATKMCTGSEDLTNVDNAFTDVSSLRGSWSIYTSVQVIAKSLHDMRTCLEAFFDENGDLPAVYDIVNWQLEDNGTMKKVKVGSYDTAATDGNIFTINISAIMWPFGIGQVPTSVCSESCPPGFRRVGRQGEPICCFQCVSCPHGEMSNKTDSDDCYKCPWNLWPNSKKKQCIPKTIEFLSSEGPLGSSLTAAAVSSSVITLFILCLFFRYRRTPIIRANNYSLSCLLIFSIFLCFLCSLNFIGYPETVKCLLRQVIFGMVFAICISTILAKTFMVVSAFMATKPDSKLKRWTSPGVSYMIISLCSLVQLLLCVFWLSLSPPFPEYNIKSQPEVIIAECNESSSTTFWCMLGYLGLLSSISFIVAFLARRLPDSFNEAKFITFTMLAFLSVWVSFIPATLSAKGQYVIAMEVFAILSSSWALVICMFLPKCFIILFRPSMNSKEYLMGKTSDDISEGRSS comes from the exons ATGATTAAACCCCTTTTGGCTGAAAATTCTCCCCCATCTGATTATTTCCAGACTAAAAGGCATCAGTTTTTTCTTGACAATGACGGCAGTGCTTCTTCCTTAGTTGTGTGGGACTCCTTCAAGACATATGCacgtggggcactatctgtgGCAATTAATGATTTGAAGAGAGGTTTGGCACATAACGAACTTCAGCTGGCTAATGCCGCTCTTGCAGCTGAACTCCAATATATCAATAATCCGACCGGGGATCATAA TTTATTGACCTGCAAATTTAGAGAATCTATGCTCTCTCCACTGAAGATGAAAAGGGAGCGAGATGTGGGTCCATTGACTGAGGATGA GCTGATCACCCAATTCTACTGGTGTCTTTGGCATCTGCTTCTGTCTTACCTGATCCCAGTCTCCTATGGAAGTGACATGGGATGTGGACTGGACATTTCCAACCTCTCCGGAGTCATCAGATCAGGAGATATTCTAATTGGGGTCCTTCTACCTTTCCATCTCGATAAACTATTCCAGAAATTCACATTTACAGAGACCCCTCCACAAGACGTGTGCTCTAT GTTTCTTCTTGAAATATATCAGCAGTTCCAGGCCATGCTGTTTGCCTTAGAAGAGATCAATGGACATCCACATCTCCTACCGAACATCACTTTGGGTTTTGTTGCCTTTGATTCCTGTGCTGCTTTACGAAAAGAACTTGAGGGAACCTTATGGATGTTAACAGGGCACAACAAGCCAATACCAAACTACTTCTGCCACGAAAAACCATCTCTGGCCGCAGTCCTTGGTCATGCCATGTCATCATCTTCAATTCTTATGGCTCATATATTGGGATTGTACAGATATCCACAG ataagtcATTTTTCTACTAGCTCTCTGCTGAGTGACCGGGTGCAGTTTCCTTCCTTCTTCCGAACCGTTCCCAGTGACACATTTCAATCAAAAGGGTTGGCTCACCTAATATTGCATTTTAATTGGAAATGGGTTGGGCTGGTTGCCTTGGGAAGTGATTATGGTTATCAAGGTGTCCAACTGGTTAAGAAGGAGATCCTCAAAGCTGGAGCTTGTGTGGCCTTTACTGAGTACATTGTGGCTAATAGCATGGATAGAAACGTACCCCATGTGACTAGAGTGATTAAGGCATCAACGGCGAAAGTTGTGCTTGTTTTTTCCAACGACCTCTATGTTGCACTACTGGTAGATGAGATGATAAAGCAAAAAGTTGCTGGGAGGATTTTTGTGGCCAGTGAAGCTTGGTCGACCTCGCCTATTTTAGGAGGAGAAAAATACTCTATGTTTCTCTCGGGAACCTTTGGCTTTGCCTTCCACAGCTCAACCATTCCAGGATTTAAAGAATATTTGAACAATATTCATCCTAATTTTACCGTAAATTCGGAGAAAACCTTGAGTAAAATATTTTGGGAAAAAACTTTTGGATGCAGATTCATAAATTTGATGAATGTTTCACAATCATTGGTTAATGCAACCAAGATGTGTACAGGATCTGAAGACCTCACTAATGTTGACAATGCCTTCACTGATGTGTCCAGTTTAAGAGGTTCCTGGAGTATTTATACTTCTGTTCAGGTCATAGCAAAATCTCTTCATGATATGAGAACCTGTCTGGAAG CCTTCTTTGATGAGAATGGGGATCTCCCGGCAGTATACGACATTGTCAACTGGCAACTAGAAGATAATGGGACCATGAAGAAAGTCAAGGTTGGAAGCTACGATACAGCAGCCACTGATGGAAATATCTTCACCATTAACATTAGTGCTATCATGTGGCCTTTTGGCATTGGACAG GTTCCAACATCTGTCTGCAGTGAGAGCTGTCCTCCTGGTTTCAGAAGGGTGGGGAGACAAGGAGAGCCTATCTGTTGTTTTCAGTGTGTTTCATGTCCTCATGGAGAAATGTCTAATAAAACTG ATTCAGATGATTGCTACAAATGTCCATGGAACTTGTGgcctaatagtaaaaaaaaacaatgcatccCAAAGACCATTGAGTTTCTTTCTTCAGAAGGTCCATTGGGCTCCTCCTTGACTGCTGCAGCTGTTTCCTCTTCAGTCATCACACTTTtcattttgtgtcttttttttcgaTATAGACGTACCCCTATTATTAGGGCAAACAACTACTCTTTAAGTTGTCTccttattttttctatatttctcTGCTTCTTGTGCTCTTTAAATTTCATTGGTTACCCTGAAACTGTGAAATGTCTACTGAGACAGGTGATATTTGGTATGGTCTTTGCAATTTGCATCTCTACTATATTGGCCAAAACCTTCATGGTTGTGTCTGCATTTATGGCTACGAAGCCTGATAGTAAACTCAAGAGGTGGACAAGTCCTGGGGTGTCCTACATGATAATCTCTTTGTGCTCACTTGTACAACTGTTGCTCTGTGTTTTTTGGTTGTCTCTCTCGCCTCCGTTTCCAGAGTACAACATAAAATCCCAACCTGAAGTCATTATAGCCGAGTGTAATGAAAGCTCTTCCACTACCTTCTGGTGCATGTTGGGATATCTTGGTTTGCTCTCCTCAATAAGCTTTATTGTAGCCTTTTTGGCAAGGAGACTCCCTGACAGCTTTAACGAAGCCAAATTTATCACTTTTACCATGTTGGCCTTCCTCAGTGTCTGGGTGTCCTTCATCCCAGCCACTCTCAGTGCAAAGGGACAATATGTTATAGCCATGGAGGTCTTTGCAATCTTATCTTCCAGTTGGGCTCTTGTGATCTGTATGTTCCTCCCTAAATGTTTCATCATACTGTTCCGACCCAGTATGAACTCAAAGGAATATCTAATGGGCAAA ACCAGTGATGACATAAGTGAAGGaagaagtagctaa